The Candidatus Eisenbacteria bacterium region AGACCAGAGTCCGGTTTTCAACTTTAAATAGTCCGGTTTTGAATTTTAACTGACAGGGGGCAAAAAAATCTTGACAACCCCTTGCTGGTGGACTAACATATTATGTGTTGTAAGGACGGAGGAAGCTTCTGTTAGCTCCTGCAGAACTTTTCGTCCCCACATTTTAACCACTATGTGACATTAATTCACATCCAAAGTACTTTGTTGCGCACTCATCCCTATGTGCCGGACAGGCAGAAATTCTGCTAAACCCCAGGAGGCCGCTCCTAACCCGAGCTTTCAAGTTGCGGGGGGATTGCTATGAGACAGAAACATCAGGCAACTGAAGAAGAAACAAAGCAAGAAGTAAAAGAGGAGACAAGGAGAGAAGTGAAAGAGGAGGCGAAGAGAAAGGACATGGATCTTGCGGAAATGAAGAGCAAAACTATCCCTGAGCTCATGGCTGTTGCTCAGGAGCTGAGCCTTCCTGCCGTAGGCGGGCTGAGAAAACAGGATCTGATCTTCAAGATTCTTGAGGCGCAGACCCAGAAGAACGGGCTGATTTTTGCAGAAGGGGTCCTTGAGATCCTGCCCGAGGGATACGGCTTCCTGAGATCCCCCGACTACAACTATCTTCCAAGTCCTGACGATATTTACGTCTCGCCCTCCCAGATAAAGAGATTTGACCTGAGGACGGGAGATACGGTTTCCGGCCAGGTGAGGCCTCCTAAGAACGGCGAACGGTATTTCGCACTACTCCGCGTCGAAGCAGTCAACATGGAGAGTCCGGAAGCTGCGAAGGAAAAAATTCTCTTCGACAACCTGACGCCCCTCTATCCGGAGGAGAGGATAAAACTCGAGACAACGAAGGAAGAAGTATGCACGAGAATAATGGACCTCCTTGCTCCCATAGGTAAGGGACAGAGAGGTCTCATTGTTTCTCCTCCCAGGGCAGGGAAGACCATGCTTCTCCAGAAGATCGCCAATGGCATTACCTCCAACCATCCCGAAATAACGCTGATAGTCCTTCTCATTGATGAGAGGCCAGAAGAAGTGACAGACATGGAGCGGTCCGTGAAGGGGGAGGTCATAAGCTCGACCTTTGATGAGCCCGCAGAAAGGCACGTCCAGGTTGCCGACATGGTGCTCGAGAAAGCAAAGCGGCTTGTCGAGCACAAGAAAGACGTGGTCATTCTTCTTGACAGCATCACGCGCCTTGCGCGAGCCCACAATACGGTGGTTCCGCACAGCGGAAAAATCCTATCGGGCGGCGTTGACGCGAATGCCCTTCAGAGGCCGAAGCGGTTTTTCGGAGCGGCCAGAAACATCGAGGGAGGCGGAAGTCTCACAATCATTGCCACCGCGCTCGTTGAGACAGGAAGCCGGATGGATGATGTTATCTTTGAAGAGTTCAAGGGAACCGGTAACATGGAACTGGTTCTCGATAGAAAGCTCAGCGACAGGAGAATCTTCCCCGCGCTTGATCTGAACAGGTCTGGAACGAGGAAGGAAGAGCTTCTCATGCCGCAGGATGAGCTCGCCAAGGTCTGGATATTGAGAAAGTTCTTGAGTGAGCTCTCGCCCAGTGAGGTCATGGAGCTTCTGCTCGATAAGATGCACGATACAAAGAGCAACAAAGAATTCCTCAAGAAAATGAATTCATAGCTGTTTGACTGGAGGCCAAGGAAGCGCGAGTTGGCTTTCGCGGGAGGGATGGGCACCCATCTCGGCGAGCGGGAAGGGGAAAGCCAGGCCTTCAGAGCCTCGGAGCACCCGTTGCGGAGCAATGGGTCGTGGCAAGGATTCCCCACCTGGCGAGCCATAGATGGGTCATCCCGGAGCGGAGCCAGCGAGGGTTCATTGGCCGTCGAGACATCTAGAAAGGAGAAATCGCCGTGAAGAAGGACATTCACCCGGTGTATCAAGATGCGAAAATAGTCTGCGTATGCGGCAGCGTGATTGAGACAAGATCCACGTTGAAAGAGATCCACGTTGAAATCTGCTCAAGCTGCCATCCTTTCTTCACCGGAAAGCAGAAGCTTGTTGACACTGCCGGAAGGGTCGAGAGATTCAGAAAGAGATACGGAATGAAAGAGGAATAGCCGGGCTGCCCGGAAGGAAGCTACTGCTGAGAGAACTGGATGAAAATGGATGAATGTCTCGCTGCTTTCCTTTACCCCCGAGCCGCTGCGCATAATTTTCACTGCTGCACGTAGCTGTTACTCTCCTTCAGCTCCTTCTGAGATATGGGAAAAAGCAAGCGATGAAGACAAAATGCTTGCACTCATCAAGAGGACGGTAGACAGCGGACATCACTCTGTTCTTGAACACGTGTCGTTCACGTTTGGCGTCAGGGGAATCTCCAGGGCGTGCTCCCATCAGCTCGTGAGGCACCGGCTGGCAAGCTACAGTCAACAGAGTCAGCGGTATGTCAGAAAGACCGATGCCTCAGCCGTCGTGCCGGGCTCCATATCGGATGTCAAGAAGTTCAGAGAAAAATTCGATGCCATGCTTAGGCAGATCGGAACTTTCTACAACGAGCTCGTGGAAGCGGGAATTCCCGCTGAAGACGCCCGTTACATTCTTCCGAATGCCGTCACCACCAATATTGTCATCACGATGAACATGAGGGAGCTGATTCATGCATCCTCGGTGCGCCTCTGCCTAAGGGCACAGTGGGAGATAAGGAGACTTTTTCTGGAGATGCGGAAAGCGCTTGAGCACAACAGGGAGACCGCCCCTCTCTCCGGCTTCGTCCTCATGAAGTGCGAGATCATAGGCTTCTGTGATGAAGCTGACTGCTGCGGCATCAGGCCGCCGAAAGATGAGGTGCTTGGTTTGCAGAAACTGACGAAAGGAAAAGTTCGTGCCCGCTGAAGGATGCGCCCCAAGAAAGGTGTCGGTAGGCGGCCAGGCCGTCATGGAAGGCGTCATGATGCGCTCGCCGTACAAGTATGCGGTTGCCGTAAGGAAGGCGGACGGGACCATAAAAGTGATGGAAAAGGACTTCATCTCGCTGGCGAAGAGAAAAAAATTCTTCGGCCTACCGCTGGTCAGGGGAGGGGTTGCGCTGATAGAGAGTCTGGTGATCGGGATGAAGGCGTTGAACTTTTCGGCGGATGAAGCTATTAAGCAGGACGAAAAGAAAAAGAAGGAAAATGCGCTCGGCGGGATTCTTATGGCAGTGACAATGGTGCTTGGCCTTGCCGCGGGGGTTGGCATCTTTTTTTACCTTCCCCTTTTTGTCACCGAGGGATTGGGAATAAAAGGCGGGACTGCGTTCAACATAGTTGATGGAGGACTGAGACTCGTGATTTTCGTTTTGTACCTCTGGGGCATAGGAAGATGGAAGGAGATACGCAGGGTTTTCGAATACCACGGAGCCGAGC contains the following coding sequences:
- the rho gene encoding transcription termination factor Rho, whose product is MDLAEMKSKTIPELMAVAQELSLPAVGGLRKQDLIFKILEAQTQKNGLIFAEGVLEILPEGYGFLRSPDYNYLPSPDDIYVSPSQIKRFDLRTGDTVSGQVRPPKNGERYFALLRVEAVNMESPEAAKEKILFDNLTPLYPEERIKLETTKEEVCTRIMDLLAPIGKGQRGLIVSPPRAGKTMLLQKIANGITSNHPEITLIVLLIDERPEEVTDMERSVKGEVISSTFDEPAERHVQVADMVLEKAKRLVEHKKDVVILLDSITRLARAHNTVVPHSGKILSGGVDANALQRPKRFFGAARNIEGGGSLTIIATALVETGSRMDDVIFEEFKGTGNMELVLDRKLSDRRIFPALDLNRSGTRKEELLMPQDELAKVWILRKFLSELSPSEVMELLLDKMHDTKSNKEFLKKMNS
- the rpmE gene encoding 50S ribosomal protein L31, which encodes MKKDIHPVYQDAKIVCVCGSVIETRSTLKEIHVEICSSCHPFFTGKQKLVDTAGRVERFRKRYGMKEE
- the thyX gene encoding FAD-dependent thymidylate synthase; this encodes MNVSLLSFTPEPLRIIFTAARSCYSPSAPSEIWEKASDEDKMLALIKRTVDSGHHSVLEHVSFTFGVRGISRACSHQLVRHRLASYSQQSQRYVRKTDASAVVPGSISDVKKFREKFDAMLRQIGTFYNELVEAGIPAEDARYILPNAVTTNIVITMNMRELIHASSVRLCLRAQWEIRRLFLEMRKALEHNRETAPLSGFVLMKCEIIGFCDEADCCGIRPPKDEVLGLQKLTKGKVRAR
- a CDS encoding DUF1385 domain-containing protein, which produces MPAEGCAPRKVSVGGQAVMEGVMMRSPYKYAVAVRKADGTIKVMEKDFISLAKRKKFFGLPLVRGGVALIESLVIGMKALNFSADEAIKQDEKKKKENALGGILMAVTMVLGLAAGVGIFFYLPLFVTEGLGIKGGTAFNIVDGGLRLVIFVLYLWGIGRWKEIRRVFEYHGAEHKSIFAWESEGELSPEAAVKYPRLHPRCGTSFLLFVMVISILCFMILGKPDSTLDRVIRFLFIPVIGGIAYEVMKLSDRIRNENVGKILLWPGLKLQGLTTKEPSRDQIDVAIAALRAVIS